AGTACGTGAGTTAGGAtagccctttcctttcctctccccttcccttcccctccaaaCCAGCCTCCTCAAGTCTATCTATAAACTACATGGGACAGCTGGGACGATTTATAGTTTAACTGGTTGTTGGGCATGAACCTGTGAAGCTCGCTTTTCCTACAGCAGGGATCGTAATAGTAAGCATTGAGGCAAGTGTCACACGAGACTTTGGAGCAAAACGTGCACGTGTTGGCAGCTCCGGATCGGTTACAAAAGCCGCAGCGCAAGGTGCCCGAAGGTTTGGATTTGGAACTGAACTGAGCAGCTCTCTCTTGGCTCTGAGTCTGTGACGTGTACTGAGATTTCTCCCGCAGAGCAGCCGTAGGAGACAAGCCGTCGTTTGGAAGCGGTTTGATTGAATAGGTGCTCTGTTTCACTGCTGGATATTCCTGCCTGGAGCCGAACAGGCTGTCACACTTTTGGCAAAGGGAAGTGCCACAAGGTACGCCACAGTTTTGGCACTTGAGGGAAGCTGGCTCTTTGGCGAGGTGGGTGCGTTTGTGGTAAACAGGGTTGGCATCATTTCTTAACAGCCACACATCAGGCTTAATAGCGTCTTGTCTTTTAAAATTTAACACGCTTCTAGAATCGGGATCAGTATATAAATCTAAGTCCTCTTGAGGAGAAAAATAGGAGCTGTAAGGGGTATTTGTTCTTAGCATGCCATTGTGATGAGATGACGTTGGCAAGAATTCATCTGAACACGCGTGCGGGGAGCTCGACATTGTCAGCAGAGAGGGTGACGGACGGATAATTTCATCTTTAATGTCATCTTCCGCATCAACTAAAATCGGCTCTTTCCTGAGACTCAGTGAGCTCATCAAAGGTGGTTTCTTACTTTCCCAATAATTATCATACGTGTCCACTGATTTAGAAGGTTTGCTCACCTTTGGCTTGAAATAATCTTTAGAGGCCCGTTCGCTGGCTGATTTCTGGAGTACCATTCGCGCCATGGAAGTGTTCAGGTTTTCTTTGCACTCCGCACGCCGTTTCATGGCTTCTGAGCAGCCTCTAACATCTTCAGTGCTATTTTTTCGTTCATTTATGACATCAATCTCTGAATAACCTTTATCTTTCACTTGCAAGTGAATTTCAAGAAGCTGCTCGCATTCCACTTTGGCCAAAAAGAGTTCAAATGAAACCATTTTCACTTGAATGGCATCAACCTGCTCTTTGAGCTTATACATTGTTCCCAGTTCTTGGACATAGCCCATGTA
The DNA window shown above is from Patagioenas fasciata isolate bPatFas1 chromosome 16, bPatFas1.hap1, whole genome shotgun sequence and carries:
- the SPATA2 gene encoding spermatogenesis-associated protein 2 is translated as MDTKYKDDLFRKYVQFHECKLNVSDNKQRPINDEYLRVAAAALLCLPKIDPFYRFRLIKFYEMAENSLRSVKSSSLHSLHNAFSMLETVGINLFLYPWKKEFKNIKTYTGPFVYYVKSALTEDDVRQILNYMGYVQELGTMYKLKEQVDAIQVKMVSFELFLAKVECEQLLEIHLQVKDKGYSEIDVINERKNSTEDVRGCSEAMKRRAECKENLNTSMARMVLQKSASERASKDYFKPKVSKPSKSVDTYDNYWESKKPPLMSSLSLRKEPILVDAEDDIKDEIIRPSPSLLTMSSSPHACSDEFLPTSSHHNGMLRTNTPYSSYFSPQEDLDLYTDPDSRSVLNFKRQDAIKPDVWLLRNDANPVYHKRTHLAKEPASLKCQNCGVPCGTSLCQKCDSLFGSRQEYPAVKQSTYSIKPLPNDGLSPTAALREKSQYTSQTQSQERAAQFSSKSKPSGTLRCGFCNRSGAANTCTFCSKVSCDTCLNAYYYDPCCRKSELHRFMPNNQLNYKSSQLSHVVYR